The Saprospiraceae bacterium genome includes a window with the following:
- a CDS encoding M20/M25/M40 family metallo-hydrolase, whose protein sequence is MSRILFLLLLIVPSLSFTQNKDFNESIKRIGLKESKVMEIASTICDEYGPRLTGSAKLAKAQDWAVTELKSWGLSNVHKEEWGPFGRGWHLEHFEMHAHSPDYWPVIAYPKAWSPSTSGLVSGELIYLQANESAELEKYKGKLKGKIVMLDSIREISEWFDAPARRYNSDDLLKMANAPVPAPRPRRDWARAGGSFGTDLWKFLDAEQPLCIIDRNYKGDLGTVFVTGARPGGQEGKRAQEEGVRIIPQVTLSVEHYNRLLRLINRGQSPKVSFNIKARYESPNKGMDHNVIAEIEGSDLKDEVVMFGAHFDSWHAGTGATDNGAGSAVMMEAARILNTYIKESGQKPRRTLRLALWSGEEQGLYGSINYVRKHFAETEPGGWIPKSLKPDQEKISAYYNLDNGTGKVRGIYAQGNEDVVPIFREWLDEFKDLGANTITLENTGGTDHLGFDGVGIPGFQFIQEPIAYSNRTHHSNMDNWDHLVADDLKQAATVITSMVWQTAQRNEKLPRKPMNLDTPATGMKSKTE, encoded by the coding sequence ATGTCCAGAATTTTATTTCTTTTACTCCTTATTGTTCCATCCTTATCTTTTACACAAAATAAAGATTTTAACGAATCAATTAAAAGAATTGGATTAAAAGAATCCAAAGTCATGGAGATCGCATCGACTATATGTGATGAATATGGCCCACGGTTGACAGGTTCAGCAAAATTGGCAAAAGCACAGGATTGGGCCGTAACAGAACTAAAATCATGGGGACTTTCCAATGTTCACAAAGAAGAATGGGGTCCATTTGGTAGAGGCTGGCATCTTGAACATTTTGAAATGCATGCACACAGTCCTGATTATTGGCCGGTGATAGCCTATCCCAAAGCTTGGTCACCATCTACAAGTGGTCTTGTATCTGGAGAGTTGATATACCTGCAGGCTAATGAATCAGCAGAACTGGAAAAATATAAAGGTAAACTCAAAGGTAAAATTGTGATGCTGGATTCAATCAGAGAAATAAGCGAATGGTTTGATGCTCCGGCTAGAAGATATAATTCTGACGATCTGCTAAAGATGGCCAATGCACCTGTCCCGGCACCGAGGCCACGTAGAGATTGGGCTCGGGCTGGAGGATCATTTGGGACAGATTTATGGAAGTTCTTAGATGCAGAGCAACCGCTTTGTATCATAGACAGAAATTACAAAGGTGACCTTGGAACAGTCTTTGTGACTGGTGCTCGTCCGGGTGGTCAGGAAGGCAAACGTGCTCAGGAAGAAGGTGTCAGAATTATACCTCAGGTAACTCTTTCAGTTGAACATTATAACCGACTACTTAGGTTGATCAACCGGGGTCAGAGTCCAAAAGTGAGCTTTAACATAAAAGCAAGATATGAATCTCCCAACAAAGGAATGGATCATAATGTGATCGCTGAGATAGAAGGTTCTGACCTGAAAGATGAAGTAGTTATGTTCGGTGCTCATTTTGACAGCTGGCATGCCGGTACAGGAGCCACTGACAATGGAGCCGGCTCTGCCGTGATGATGGAAGCAGCAAGAATTTTAAATACCTATATAAAAGAAAGCGGTCAAAAGCCTCGCAGGACACTCAGGTTGGCACTTTGGTCTGGTGAAGAACAAGGGCTTTATGGCTCCATTAACTATGTCAGAAAACATTTTGCAGAAACGGAACCGGGTGGCTGGATTCCCAAGTCATTAAAACCAGATCAGGAAAAGATATCTGCATACTACAATCTGGATAACGGCACCGGTAAAGTAAGAGGCATTTATGCTCAGGGCAATGAAGATGTTGTTCCGATTTTCAGAGAATGGTTAGACGAATTTAAAGACCTTGGTGCAAATACTATCACACTTGAGAATACAGGTGGCACGGATCACTTGGGTTTTGATGGAGTTGGCATTCCAGGGTTTCAGTTTATCCAGGAGCCAATTGCATATTCTAACAGAACCCACCATTCCAATATGGACAATTGGGACCACCTTGTTGCTGATGATCTTAAACAAGCAGCCACTGTTATCACATCTATGGTATGGCAAACCGCTCAAAGAAATGAAAAATTGCCCAGAAAGCCTATGAATCTAGATACTCCGGCAACAGGAATGAAGTCAAAAACAGAGTGA
- a CDS encoding aminotransferase class III-fold pyridoxal phosphate-dependent enzyme codes for MMEKVVGVNPNIQTFFHFRIVLEGIYRGDNTGQSYAHHAKEILQNLQQAGKSPAAFIHESIVSCGGQILLPKDFLQLVYSMVRLAGGICIADEVQTGLGRIGSHWWAFEYHDVVPDIVTIGKPLGNGHPIAAVVCTRAVADAFSNGMEYFNTFGGNPVSCAIGHEVLNIIKEEGLRENAKATGNYLIQGLQHIQQEYSMIGDIRGLGMFLGFELIDGEMNPLPQPTAYLSNRMKELGILTSTDGPDHNVIKIKPPLCFNKHHADEFLKRIHQVFKEKPMNIV; via the coding sequence TTGATGGAAAAGGTGGTAGGGGTAAACCCAAATATACAAACCTTCTTCCACTTCCGGATAGTTTTAGAGGGGATATACAGAGGTGATAATACAGGACAATCATATGCTCATCATGCAAAAGAAATCCTTCAAAATCTACAACAGGCTGGTAAATCACCCGCAGCGTTTATCCATGAGAGCATCGTATCTTGTGGTGGACAGATCTTGTTGCCAAAGGATTTTCTGCAACTTGTGTACTCCATGGTAAGGCTTGCCGGTGGCATATGTATAGCTGATGAAGTGCAGACCGGGCTAGGAAGGATTGGCTCACATTGGTGGGCTTTCGAGTATCATGATGTGGTACCTGATATAGTGACCATAGGCAAACCGTTGGGCAACGGACATCCGATAGCAGCAGTAGTTTGTACCCGGGCTGTTGCCGATGCATTTTCAAATGGTATGGAGTATTTCAACACATTTGGCGGCAATCCGGTTTCCTGCGCCATTGGTCATGAAGTGCTCAACATCATCAAAGAAGAAGGGCTCAGAGAAAATGCCAAAGCAACGGGAAATTATCTTATCCAAGGGTTGCAGCATATACAGCAGGAATATAGTATGATAGGTGACATCAGAGGTTTAGGCATGTTTCTTGGTTTTGAATTGATTGATGGGGAAATGAATCCACTACCCCAGCCTACTGCCTATCTCTCCAATCGAATGAAAGAATTGGGTATCCTGACCAGCACTGACGGTCCTGACCATAATGTCATTAAGATCAAACCGCCCTTATGCTTTAACAAACATCATGCAGACGAATTTTTAAAACGTATTCATCAGGTATTTAAAGAAAAACCGATGAATATAGTTTAG
- a CDS encoding aminotransferase class III-fold pyridoxal phosphate-dependent enzyme, with the protein MEKSHANTIPANGFLEVRPFYSTDAYKKEGNCGPEYRTVHLGVDYWLESGTPVHSILEGTVYSIFNNDHPKDYGPTIILLHDVNGIQFYSLYGHLSISTLSVIKQGQRVEKGTLLGYIGDHEENGDWAPHLHFQIILDMLGYQHDYPGVAYYNETEVWKSICPDPNTLFSYYTESAKKSPSTVEIQALRQKILGKNLSLSYKEPLKILKGDGAYLIDDTGRKYLDTVNNVAHVGHEHLKIVTAGSAQMAILNTNTRYLHDNILKFAESLLSTFPKELEVVYFVNSGSEANELALRMAHTFTNQRDMIALQSGYHGNTNACIEVSSYKFDGKGGRGKPKYTNLLPLPDSFRGDIQR; encoded by the coding sequence GTGGAAAAATCCCATGCTAACACGATACCGGCAAATGGGTTTCTGGAAGTAAGACCATTTTACAGCACAGACGCATATAAAAAAGAAGGCAATTGTGGCCCTGAATACAGAACGGTTCATTTGGGAGTGGACTATTGGCTTGAATCTGGCACACCTGTACACTCGATTCTTGAAGGAACAGTCTACAGCATTTTCAATAATGATCATCCAAAAGATTACGGTCCAACCATCATCCTCCTGCATGATGTCAATGGAATACAGTTTTACAGTTTATACGGGCACCTGAGTATCAGTACATTATCTGTGATTAAGCAAGGTCAAAGAGTTGAAAAAGGAACACTTTTGGGATATATTGGCGACCACGAGGAAAACGGTGATTGGGCACCGCATCTCCATTTTCAGATTATTTTGGACATGCTTGGGTATCAACATGATTACCCCGGAGTAGCATATTACAATGAAACAGAAGTTTGGAAAAGTATATGTCCTGACCCAAATACTCTTTTTTCATATTACACTGAGTCAGCCAAAAAATCTCCATCTACAGTTGAAATACAGGCCTTGAGGCAAAAAATATTAGGTAAAAACCTATCATTGTCCTACAAAGAGCCGCTTAAAATATTGAAAGGAGACGGAGCATACCTGATAGATGATACAGGCAGAAAATATCTCGACACTGTCAATAACGTGGCTCATGTGGGACATGAACATCTCAAAATAGTCACCGCGGGCTCCGCTCAAATGGCTATCTTAAATACCAATACAAGATATTTGCATGACAACATCTTAAAATTTGCTGAATCCTTGCTTTCAACCTTTCCCAAAGAACTGGAAGTAGTATATTTTGTAAATTCCGGTAGTGAAGCAAATGAGCTGGCTTTGAGAATGGCTCATACGTTTACAAATCAAAGGGACATGATAGCACTACAATCCGGATATCATGGCAATACCAATGCTTGTATTGAGGTAAGTTCGTATAAATTTGATGGAAAAGGTGGTAGGGGTAAACCCAAATATACAAACCTTCTTCCACTTCCGGATAGTTTTAGAGGGGATATACAGAGGTGA